Below is a genomic region from Streptomyces ferrugineus.
TCAGCAGCTCCTCCTCCCACTCGGCGGCCGGGTAGCGGGAGTAGTGGAACTCGCCGGAGACCGGGAACCAGGGGCGGCCCGCGCGGGTGAGCCAGCGGCTGGTCACCTCGATCGGGTCGGGGACGCCGGGCGCGTCGGCGAACGGGAGGTGCCCGTGCAGCGGGGGAGTGGTGGGTGCGGGGAGGCGCAGCAGGTGCATCACCAGGTGTTCTCCGGTCCGAGGTCGGGGGTGTCGGTCAGCAGGCCGCGGATCGTGGTGGTGCCGTGCAGTTCCAGCAGGACCAGTTCGTTGGCGCCCGGGCGCAGGACGGGGGCCGGGACGTAGAGGGTGTGCTGGGGGCCGCGGTTCCAGTAGCGGCCGAGGTGGAAGCCGTTGATCCAGGCCTGGCCCTTGGTCCAGCCGGGCAGGGCGAGGAAGGTGTCGGCCGGGGTGTCGACCTCGAGCGTGCCGCGGTGGAAGGCGGGTTCGGCGGCCGTGGTCGCGTCGGACGGCGCGAACGGCACCGCGCTCAGGTCGTCCAGCGGCAGGGGGTGGCAGTCCCAGCCGTGCAGCGGGCCGCCGTCGAAGGTGACCGGGCCGAGCAGGCCCTTGGGCGCGCCGATGCGCGGGCCGTAGTTGACGCCGCCCATGTTCTCGACGAGGACCTCCAGCGTGGCGCCGGGGTGCGGGACGCGGACGGGGAGGGTCTCCTCGTGGCGTTCGCGTTCCAGTACGCCGACGGGGGCGCCGTCGACGAAGACCTGGGCGCGGTCGCCGACCCCGCCCGCGAAGTGCAGCAGACCGTCGCCCGCCGTGTCGAAGGTGGTGCGGTAGAGCGCGTAGCCGGTCTGCAGGCCCAGGTCGTTCATCGTCGCCGGGCGCTCGGTGCGGACGGGCTCGGCGAGGGCCTTCGCGTGCCTGAGCAGCGGCGCTCGGTGGGTCAGCTCGACGGTGGTGGGCGGGAGTTTGGGAGCCGGTGCCGGGGCGGGCTCGTCGGGGACGGGCAGATGGCGGGCGATGACCTCGCGGAAGGCGTGGTACTTGGGGCCGGGGTCGCCGCACTCGGTGAGCGCCGCGTCGTAGTCGTACGACGTGATGGTGGGCGCGTAGGCGTGCTTGTGGTTGGCGCCGTTGGTGAAGCCGAAGTTGGTGCCGCCGTGGAACATGTAGATGTTGACCGAGGCGCCGGCCGACAGCAGCCGGTCCAGGTCGGCGGCCGCGTCGGCCGCGTCCCGCACATGGTGCGGACCGCCCCAGTGGTCGAACCAGCCGATCCAGAACTCCCCGCACATCAACGGGCCTTCGGGCCGGTGCCGGCGCAGCGCCGCCAGGTTCTGCTCGACCCGGCTGCCGAAGGTGGCCGTCGCGAGGACGCCGGGGAGGGTGCCGGTGGCCAGGTGCTCGGGGTCGGCCTGGTCGCAGGTGAAGAGCAGCTCCTCGACGCCCCTGGCGCGGAAGGCCTGCTCGACGTGTTTCAGGTAGGCCGTGTCGTCGCCGTAGGCGCCGTACTCGTTCTCCACCTGGACGGCGATGACCGGGCCGCCCGACGCGGCCATGTACGGCAGCAGCGGAGGCAGGAACGCGTCGAGGTAGCGGTCGAACGCGCCCGTGAAGCGGGGGTCGCTGGAGCGCAGCCGGATGTCGGGGTCCGCTATGAGCCACGCGGGCAGGCCACCGTTGTCCCACTCGGCGCAGATGAACGGCCCCGGGCGCAGCAGGACGCGCAGTCCCTCGTCGTGGGCGAGGCTCAGATAGCGGGGCAGGTCGAGGAAGCCGTCGAGGACGAGCGGGCCGTCGGGGTCGGGCTGGTGCAGGTTCCACGGCACGTACGTCTCCACCGTGTTGAGGCCCATCAGCCGTGCCTTGCGCAGCCGGTCGGCCCACTGGTCCGGGTGGACCCGGAAGTAGTGCATCGCGCCGGAGATGATCCGGAACGGCTCGCCGTGCAGCAGGAAACCGTCGGCGGACGTCGTCAGAGCGGACATGCGGAGACTTCCCTTCGGTTGGGAGGAACGGGGGTGCGGGTCAGCGCGGCCGGGTGGTGCGGATCAGCCAGCGGGTCGCCACCAGGCACAGGGCCGAGACGGCGCCCAGGACGAGGGGGACGCTGCGGGTGCCGGACCACTCGATGGCCTTGCCCAAGGCCGGTCCCGCCACCACGCCGCCGGTCATCGAGGCGGCGATCACCATCGCGCCCGCTCGGCGCGCCCGCGGGGCCGCCCGGTTGAGCCACGGCAGCCCGGTCGGGAAGATCGGCGCGATGAACAGACCCACGCCGGCGTAGGCGTACGGCGCCAGCGCCGGCACCGTGGCCAGCAGCAGACACACCGTCATGCCCGCGCACGAGACCGTGATGATGGCCTGCGCCGAGAACCGCAGCGCGAGCGGGGCGACCAGGAAGCGGCCGACGGTCATCATCAGCCAGTACACGGACGTGGCCGTGGCGGCGACCCCGGCCGAGTAGCCGACGGTCTCCAGATGGGTCGGTTCCCAGCCGCCGACACCGGCCTCGATGCCGACGTGCAGGACGTACAGGGCGACGAACACGGCGAGCACGGAGCCGAGGCTGCGGGCGAGGACCTGGCCGCCGTGCGACTCGGTGGCGGCCTCGGACGGCTGTGGCGGCTGGTCGCGCACGCCGCGCAGGCACAGCAGCAGCGGCAGGTTGGCCAGTGCGAAGCCGAGGAAGACCGCGGGGTAGTGGGCGGAGCCGACCGTGCCGATCAGGGCCGGGCCGAGGATCGCGCCGATGCCGAAGTGGGCGTTGAGGATGTTGAGCATGGCCGTGGAACGGTGGCCGAAGCCGACGGCGAACAGCTGGTTGAGTCCGTAGTCGATCCCGCCGAAGCCGAGCCCGGCCAGCAGGGCCATGGCCAGGGCGGTCGGCCAGTTCGGGGCGAGCGCGAAGCCGGCCGCGCCGACGGCCATCAGCACATACGAGGCGCCGAGGATCCGCCGGTTGCCGATGCGGCCGTAGAGCCGGTCGAAGGGCAGCACGCCGGCCACCCCGCCGACGAAGTGCGCGCTCAGCCCGAGACCGGCGGCCGACGGCGACAGGCCGAACTCCTCGCGGAACGCGGGGATCGCCGGGCCGTAGAGGGCCTGGAGCGCGCCGATGAGTACGAAGCCCACGCATGAGGCGACCACGGCGGCCGGGCTGAAGACCCGCGGGTGCGAAGGTGCCGACGTCAGCGTCATGGACAGTGATGTTACCGGTAACATCTTCGCGCTCGTCAAGATCCGTGCCGCACTGAGCGGCGGCGAGCTCGTGGTGTCGTCGCTCGCGCTGCAGAGTTGGACTGTCAGTACAGAGCCTGGACAGGTAGTCTAGAAGTCGACGGTGTGAGCGGACTGGGAGTGTGCGATGGCGGCCGAGGAGGCCCTGGAGGCGGAGCGGAGCGCGATCCTGGCCGCGCTGAGGCCGGTCGTCGACGGGCTTGTGGCGACGTTCGGGCCGATGTGCGAAGTGGTCCTGCACGACTACCGGCGGCCGGAGAAGTCCGTGGTCGCCGTGGCCGGTTCGGTGACCGGGCGGGCCGTGGGCGGGGCGATGAGCGAGATCGGCATGCGCGTCGTCGCGCGCGGCGAGGAGGCGGGCGACGAGCTGAACTACGTCACCCGGACCCAGGGCGGCAAGCTGGTCAAGGCCTCCACGATGGTGCTGCGGGACTCGACCGGCGCCGTGTTCGGCGCCCTCTGCGTCAACCTCGACATCACCGCCGTGAGCGACGCCCACGCCCTGCTCGGCGCCCTCGCCGGCCTCGGCGGCACCCCGGCCGAGGTGCCGGTCACCACCTTCGGCAACGACATCGACTCCGTCGTCGACGCCATCCTCGACGCGCATCAACCGCGGCAGAACGGCAGTTGGGCCGGTCTCGACCGCGCCCGGCGTCTGGAGCTGTTCCGCGGCCTGGACGAGCGGGGCGTCTTCGCCGTGCGGCGCGCGATCGAGCAGGTCGCGGCGCGGCTCGGCATCTCCCGCGCGTCCGCCTACAGCTATCTGTCCCAGGCGCGCGCCGAGACCGGGACGGCGACGGCGGCGGACCGGGCCGCGACCGACAAGACATCCTCTGGAGGACACGCGTGACGACCACCACCCCACCGGTCACCCTCGACGACGTCCGCGACGCCGCCGCGCGGCTCAAGGGAGTCGCGCACCGCACCCCGGTGCTGCGCTCACGCACCCTCGACGCACTCGCCGGCGCCGAGGTCTTCCTCAAGTGCGAGAACTTCCAGCGTGTAGGCGCCTTCAAGTTCCGAGGCGCCTACAACGCGGCTTCCCGTCTGTCGCCGGAGCAACTCGGCCGGGGCATCGCCGCCTACTCGTCCGGGAACCACGCCCAGGCCGTCGCCCTCGCCGCCCGGGAACTGGGCACCACCGCGGTCATCGTGATGCCCGAGGACGCCCCGCCGTCGAAGCGGGCGGCGACCGAGGGGTACGGCGCCGAGATCGTGACGTACGACCGCTACACCGGCGACCGCGTCGCCATCGCCGAGACCCTCGCAGCCGAGCGCGGTCTCGCTCTCATCCCGCCGTACGAGCACCCGCACGTCATGGCAGGACAGGGCACCGCCGCCCTCGAACTCCTCGAAGAGATAGGGGAGTTGGGCGCGCTGCTGACGCCGGTCGGCGGGGGTGGGCTCATGGCCGGCAGCGCGACCGCGGCCAAGGGGCTGTACCCGGACGTCCGCATGATCGGCGTGGAACCGGAGGCCGGGGACGACACCAAGCGGTCCCTGGAGGCGGGGCGGCGCATCAGCATCCCGGTGCCGCACACCATCGCCGACGGGCAGGCCCTGCACACACCCGGGGAGCTGACCTTCTCCGTGAACCAGAGGCTCGTCGACGAGATCGCGCTCGTGAGCGACGACGAGATCCGCGACGCGATGCGGTTCGCCTTCGAACGTCTGAAGATCGTCGTCGAGCCGAGCGGCGCCACCCCACTGGCAGCCCTGCTCAACGGCCGGGCGGGCGCGCTGCCGCACCGCGTGGGCGTGATCGTCTCCGGCGGCAACATCGACGCGGAGCGCTTCGCCGAGCTCTGCGGGAAACGGGGCTGAGGGCCGGTCGGAGCGGGAGCCCCCGGTTGGCGGCTTCGGATGGACGGGCGGACGATTGAGTGGTAGGAGGCCGGCCGCCGACGGCGGTGTCCAGGGCCGCCGGGGAGACCGGCCCCCGGCCGCGGTGAGACGCGGCCGGAAGGGAGCGCGTCATGTTGGAAGTGAAGACGCTCGACAAGCCGGACGAGCGGCGTGATTTCCCCCGCGGTCACCTCGAAGCCGTCCACATGACGGACCTCGACTTCGCCGTGGCGACCTTCGAGCCCGGCTGGCGCTGGTCGGAGTCCGTGGGCCCGATCGCGGGCACCGAGAGCTGCCAGATGCACCACAACGGCTACATCCTCCAGGGCCGCATGCACATCCGCATGGACGACGGCGGCGAGAGCGAGGTCAGCCCCGGTGACGTCTTCGTCTGCTCGCCCGGGCACGACGCCTGGGTCGTGGGCGACGAGCAGGTCGTGGCCTACGACTTCCAGGGGCAGACGGCGCGGGAGTACGCGAAGAAGTGACCGTCGGCCCTCGTCGGCAGGTCACACGGTGACGACGACCTTCGCGCGCGCGTGCTCCACCTCCAGGTACCGGATGGCCTCGGCCGCCTCGCTCAGCGGACACGTCCGCTCGACGACCGGGGCGATCTTCCCGGACTCGGCCAGCTCCCGAAGCGCCGCGAGGTTCGCCTTGGTCTGCCGGGCCGATATCTCGAGGAGCCGCTGGTGGCGCGCGAAGGGCGCCACCAGCCGCCGCTTGATGAAGAGCCCCATCGGTCCGACGACACTGCCGCCCTCGTACACCCCGCCGCCGGACAGGGCGAGGGTCCCGGTGGGCGCCAGGACCCGCCGGAACTCGCCGAGCGAGCGGTTGCCCACCAGGTCCAGCACCACGTCGTAGCGCTTCCCGCCCCGGGTGAAGTCCTCCTGCGTGTAGTCGACGATCCGGTCCGCGCCCAGTGACCGGACCAGCTCCACGTTCCTGGTGCTGCACACCGCCGTCACCTCCGCGCCGTACACCTTGCCGAGCTGCACGGCGAAGGTGCCCACGCCGCCCGACGCCCCGTTCACCAGCAGGGTCTGCCCCGGCCGCAGCCGCGCCACGTCACGCAGGCCGATGAGGGCGGTGTTGGCCGCGAGCGGTATCGCCGCCGCCTGCTCGAAGGTGAGGTTGGCCGGCTTCGGGCCCACCTCGCCGTCCTGTGCGCACACGTACTCCGCGAACGCGCCGTCGGCCTCCCCGTACACCTCCTCGCCGGGCTTGAGTTCCGTGACCCCGGAGCCGACCGCCTCCACCACACCGGCGAAGTCCCGGCCCCGCACGGGCGACTTGGGCCTGCGGAATCCCATCATGCCGCGGGCCAGCACCGGGTCGCCGTGCATGAAGTGCCAGTCGTACGCGTTGACCGAGGCCGCGTGCACCCGCACCAGCACCTCACCGGCCGCCGGCGTCGGCCTGTCGATGTCCCTGAACTCCAGGGTGTCCGCCGAGCCGTACCGATCCTGGATCACTGCCTTCATGGGATCCCCCTCCGCTCTTGTCGAGCCTAGGAAATCCCCGCTGTTCGGACCATCGGGGACGAACCCTGATTTTCATCGGGGTCCGGACTCGCCTCACCCTGAGGAAACCGTTCGGTTTCCCGTATGGCCGACGCGGCAGGTCAAGGCGGGGCTGTCGGCCGATCCGGCCGTCTCCACATGCGGCTCGCCGCCTGACTAGACCGGCAGCAGCCGCGCCACCAGCGCGCTGAGCTGCCGGGCGGTGCGGCACTCGTGCATCTCGACCAGTTCGGCGTAGGCGGGCGCGGCGGAGTCGCCGGTGCCCCAGACGGCCCGCTGCTCCGGGTTCAACCAGTAGACGCGGCGCGCCCGTTCGGCGATCTGCCGTACCGCCGGCAGATTCGGGTCGCCCATGTTCGTACGGGCGTCACCGAGGACGAACACGGTCGTGCGCGGGCCGACCGCGTCGCCGTAGCGCTCCGCGAACTCGCCCAGCGCCATGCCGTAGTCGCTGCTGCCGTGATAGCCCGTGAGCGTGGCCTCCGCCTCGATGCGGGCGCTGAGGCCGTCCGGGTCGGCGGTGCCGCGGTCGAGCAGCCCGGTCACCTCGTCGATCCGGTTGACGAAGGCGAACACCCGCACCTTGCTGAACTGGTCGTGCAGTGCCTGCACCAGCAGCATCGTGAAGTCCGAGAACCCGGACACCGACCCCGACACATCGCACAGCAGCACCAGTTCGGGGCGCACGGGACGCCGTCTGCGCAGCACCGGCCGCATCGGCACCCCGCCCGTCGACAGCGAGTCGCGCAGGGTCCGCCGTAGATCGATCGCGCCCCGGGAGGCGCGGCGGCGACGGGCCGCGAGCCGGGTCGCCAGCTTACGAGCCAGCGGCTGCACCGCCCTGCGCAGCTCGGCCAGTTGCGCCTTCCCGGCGAACAGGAAGTCGACCCGGTCGGCGGTCGGCGCCACCGCCCGCCGGGCGATCTCGTCCCGTCCACGCCGCTCGGCGACCCGGCGCCGCGCCTCCGTGGCCGCCAACTGGCGGAAGACCTCGATGCGCCGCCGGATCTCGTCCTCCAGGAGCCGGTCGGCGAACCCCGAACTCCCACCCTGACCACGGACGTTGTCGCGCACACGGGCGAGCAGGGTCTGCGGCCGGAGCCGTTCGAGCGCCTGGTACGACGACCAGCCGTCCGACTCCGGGGAGGAACCGTAGCCGCCGAAACCGTCGACCGCCTCGGCCGCCAACCGGGCCATCAGTGCCTCGTCGTTGGCGGCCAGGGCGGACGCCAGCCGGTCGCGCAGGTCGTCCCGACCCGCCGCCTTCTGCTCCGGGCCGCCGACACCGCGCGGGAAGTAGAGGTCGAAGACCGGGTCGAACACCGGCCGTTGGTGGGGGCCGTGCAGCAGCGTCGCCGCCAGGCCCTCGCGCAGCAGCTCCCGGTCCGCGAGGCCGAGCGCTTCGATCGCCCGCGCCGCGTCCACCGTCTCGCCGGTGCCGATCCGGACCCCGTGCGCGCGCAGCGCCCCCACCAGCGACGTCAGCCGGTCCGCGACGCCCGCGGGCGTGGTCACAGGGCGTCCAGGTCGAGCTTGGCGGTCGCCTTGAGGACGTCGTCCTGGTGCTTGAGCAGGACGCCGAGAGTGGCCCGCACGACCGCCTCGTCCAGCGTGCCGGCGCCGAGCGCCAGCAGGGTGCGCGCCCAGTCGATCGTCTCGGCCACCGACGGCACCTTGCGCAGGTCCATCGCCCGCAGCGCGCCCACGACCCGTACGACCGAGCGGGCCAGCGCCTCGTCGAGCCCGGCCACCTTCAGCCGGACGATGCGACGCTCCAGCTCCTCGTCCGGGAAGCCGATGTGGAGGAAGAGACAGCGGCGGCGCAGCGCCTCGGACAGCTCGCGGCTCGCGTTGGAGGTGAGGACGACGAACGGGCGGCGCGTCGCGGTGATGGTGCCCAGCTCCGGGACCGTGACCTGGAAGTCGCTGAGCACCTCCAGCAGCAGGCCCTCGACCTCGACGTCCGCCTTGTCGGTCTCGTCGATCAGCAGCACCTTGGGGTCGTCGCCGCGGATGGCCGTCAGCAGCGGACGCGTGAGCAGGAACTCCTCGCTGAAGATGTCCGTGCGCGTCTCGTCCCACGTCTCGTCGCGGCCCGCGCTGATGCGCAGCAGCTGCTTGGCGTGGTTCCACTCGTACAGCGCGCGGGACTCGTCGACACCCTCGTAGCACTGGAGCCGTACGAGCCGCGCTCCCGTCACCTCGGCGACGGCCTTGGCCAGCTCCGTCTTGCCGACCCCGGCCGGGCCCTCCACCAGCAGCGGCTTGCCCAGGCGGTCGGCGAGGAAGACGGTCGTGGCCACGGCGGGCGAGGCGAGATAGCCGGTCTCGGCCAGGCGTGCGGAGACATCGTCGACGGATGTGAACAACGGGGCCTCCAGTTCGGCAGCACAGCAAGAGAGCGGGACGGCAAGAGAGCGGGACGGCGATACAGCGGGACAGCAGGATCGTCGGGACGGGCCGGGCACCTATCTAAGCGCTTGTTCAGCGATGATGTCACGAGGGTTCCGGGTATCGGAAGGCGGTAGACCGATCGGTTTTCTCTCCTCTCGGGCCGCGCTGCTCATGACGCCACCGCGACCGCCCCGACCGCCGGCGTCCGCAGCATCCGCCGGGCCGTGAAGAGGCTGGTCCCCAGCGTCACCGCCGCCGCGATCGCGGCGACCGCCGCACCGATGCCGTAGACCTGACCCGGCAGCACCTCGTCGGCGCGGACCACGGCGAACGGGACGATCCCCGCGAGCGCGGCCAGCGCGCCGAGGAAGATGCCCGTGACCGTCAGGATCAGCCCCTCGACACCGACCGTCCCGAGCACCTGCCCCACCGTCGCCCCCGCGAGGCGCTGCTGCCCGAACTCCCGGACGCGGTAACTGGTCGCCGCGTACAGCGAGTTGACCAGCATCACACAGACGAAGACCACGATGATGCCGACGACCGTGAAGTTGAGCGTCTCGAGGTTCTTCGCGTCGATCGACTTCGCCACCCCCGAGGCCTCGACGGCCTCGCTCTCCACCGCCTGCATGGTGAGCGTGGCCGTGGCGACGGCCGTGAACAGGATCAGCGACATCAGAATCCCGGCCAGCTCGCCGGACCGCTCCCGCAGATTCCGTACCGCCAGCCACCCGCTCGCCCCGTCCAGCGGCAGCCGGTTCAGCACGCCGTCCAGCAGCCGCGGAGCCAGCAGCGCGAGGCCCACCGACAGCAGGATCGCCCCGTAGGCCGCCGGGGCCATCAGGGCCGCGTCCGATGCCGAGAACGCGAAGGTGGAGGTCACCGAGGCCACACCGGCGAGCAGGGCGGCGGACACGAGGAACTTCCGTGCCCCACCGGGCTGTTGGCGCCCACGCGTCGCCCGCCGTACGGCGAGGAAGGCGGCGCCGGCCGACGCGAGCAGCGTGATGTCGAAGCCCGTGAGGTACGCGATCGGGCCGAAGGAGTGCTCGACGGACTCGGCGACCTGGCCGCTGTCCTGGAACACCTCCAGCAGCGCCCGGCCGCCCAGCATCGCCGGGCCGATCGCCAGCGCCGCACCGACCAGGGCCACCACCACGGCCTCACCGACCACCATCCGCTTGAGCTGCGCCGGAGTCGCCCCCGAGCAGCGCAGCAGCTCCAGCTCGGCGGCGCGCTGCCGGACGTTGACCGTGAGCGTCGAGGCGACGGCGAAGAAGACCAGCAGGGTGCCGTAGCCACCGACCACGCCCGCTGCCGTGGACAGGGTCTCGGCGCTGGTGGAGTCGACGCCGTCCTGCGCCGCCGTGTCGTGCATCGAGTTGAACGTCATGATGATCGCCGCGCCCAGGAACGCGGACAGCAGGGTCGCGAGGAACCGCCCGGGGCGGTGCCGGATCGACCGCATGGCCAGCAGGAACATCGCTCACACCGCCACGGCCACGTCGTCGCCCAGGTGTGCCAGCCGCTCGGCCACCGCGTCCGGGGTCGGCGCGTCCACGCGGCCCGCCAGCCGGCCGTCCGCCAGGAACAGCACCGAGTCCGCGTAGGAGGCGGCGACGGGGTCGTGGGTGACCATCACCACGGTGCGGCCGTGCACCCGCACCGCCTGCTGGAGCAGCCGCAGCACGTCACGGGCGCTGCGCGTGTCGAGGGCGCCCGTCGGCTCGTCCGCGAAGATCACCCGGGGCTCGGTCACGAGCGCCCGGGCGATGGCCACGCGCTGCCGCTGACCGCCGGACAGCTGGCCGGGACGGTGCCCGAGCCGGTCACCGAGGCCGACGGAGGTCAGGACCTCCCTGGCCCGTCGGCGGTCGACGCGCCGTCCGGCGAGCTTCAGCGGCAGCACCGTGTTCTGCGCGACGGTCAGCGTCTCCAGCAGGTTGTACTGCTGGAACACAAACCCGATCCGCCCCCGCCGGAACTTCGTCAACTCCGCCTCGCCGCCTCCGGTCAGCTCGGTGCCGTCCACCCGCACGATGCCGCTGTCCGGCCGGTCGAGCCCGGCCGCGCAGTGCAGCAGCGTGCTCTTGCCGGAACCCGACGGCCCCATCACCGCCGTGAAGGTGCCGCGCCCCAGCCCCAGAGTGATCCCGTCCAGAGCGGTCACGGCACCGTCGTCCCTGCCATGGGTCTTGGTGACCTTGACCAGCCGGAGCGCCTCCGCGGCGGGTCCCTTGTCGTGCGTGGGTCGCGAGCCTGTGCGCAACATCGCCATCACTCTCCGTCCGGCACCCCCTGTGCCCTGCCGAAGAAGTTACGGAGACGACGAGCCGACCACATGGGGCGCAGAACCCGTATCCGAGGGTGTACTTGACGACACCCCGGGGGACCGTCGCCGTCGATCGGCTGGCGCATGACCTCCCCGGGGCGCGGCCGCCGCCAGTCGGCGTACCGCATCCTGGTGGCCACCACCCCCGACCGCCTCACCCCCTCCCGCGCGGACGTCTGGAACAGCGGCCGCGTCACTCACCCACCTCGGTCACCGTGCGCTACATCGAGCGGGGGACCTCCAGGCCCCCGCACGCCGATCGCACGCCCCAGCTGACCTGCGGCGGCCCGTCGTGTGGCGGAGCCGGTCCGGGGAACTCGGCCGGCATGGACGAGCCGACCCGCACCCACGCCTCGTACTGGATCGAGACAGCACCACCCGGCGAGCTCGCGCCCGCGCCGGACGCCGACCTCGAGGTCGACGTCGCCGTCGTGGGCGCGGGCATCGCCGGGCTGTGCACCGCCTGGGAACTGGCCCGGCGGGGTCGCGGGGTCGCCCTGCTGGAGGCGGACCGGGTCGCCGCGGGCGTCACCGGGCACACCACCGCCAAGCTGACGGCCCTGCACACCCTGATCTACGACCGGCTCCGCCGCACCCGGGGCAAGGACGCCGCCCGCCTGTACGCGACCTCGCAGACGGACGCGATCCGGCGTGCCGCCGAGGCCACCGAGGAACTGGGCATCGACTGCGAATGGGAGGAGACGGCGGCCTACACCTACGCCGAGGACGGCGACCGTACCGACGAGCTGCGGGCCGAGGCCGACGCGGCCAGGGAAGCGGGCCTGGCCGCCGAGTTCGTGACCGAGACCGAGCTGCCGTACCCGGTGGCCGGCGCGGTGCGCGTCGCGGAGCAGGCGCAGTTCCACCCCCGCAAGTACCTGATGGCGCTGGCCGCCGACCTGAAGCGCCTCGGCGGCCGGCTCCACGAGCACACGCGCGTGGTCGGCCTCTCCGAGGGCGAGCCCTGTGACCTGACGACCGAGGACGGTGTGAAGGTGCGGGCCGGCACCGTCGTGGTCGCCACCCACTACCCGATCTTCGACCGAGCACTCCTGTTCACCCGCCTCTCGCCGCGGCGCGAACTGGTCGTCGCCGCCCCCGTCGCCGCGGCCGGTGCCCCCACCGGCATGTACATCACCCCCGAGCAGCACACCCGCTCCGTGCGCACCGCACCCCACGGCGACGGCGAGCGCCTGCTCATCGTCACCGGCGAGCACTTCACCCCGGGCTCCGGCGTCGATGTCGAGGCACGCTTCGACGCCCTGTCCGACTGGGCGGTGCAGCGCTTCGGTGACCTCACCTTCACCCACCGGTGGGCCACTCAGGACAACGACCCCACCGACTCCGTACCGCTCGTCGGCCCCCTGCACCCCGCGAGCCGGCACGCCTATGTGGCCACCGGCTTCGGCGGCTGGGGACTCAGCGGCGGCATCATGGCGGGCAGGCTGCTGTGCGATCTGGTCACCGGCCGCGAGAACCCGTGGAGCGAGCTGTACGACCCCTGCCGGGTGATGTCGGTCCTGCGCGAGGGCAAGGACTTCGTCAGGCACCAAGCCGACGTGGCCCGCCACTTCGTCGGCGACCGGCTCCAGCACCTGCCGGGCCCCTCGGCCCCGTCCGTGGCCGACATCGCCCCCGGCGACGGAGCCGTCGTCCACGTGTCCGGCAAGCGCCGCGCCGTCCACCGCGACGAGGACGGCACGCTGCACGCCCTCTCCGCGAAGTGCACCCACCTGGGCTGCCTGGTCGCGTTCAACCGCGCGGAGCGGACCTGGGAATGCCCCTGCCACGGCTCCCGCTTCGCCCCCGACGGGAGGGTCGTACAGGGACCCGCCGTGCGGCCGCTGGAGCCGCGCGACATCTGAGGCGACCCGCTCAGCCGACCAGCACCACCTCCAGGGTGCGCGGGCCGTGCACCCCCTCGACCCGGTCCAGTTCGATGTCGCTGGTCGCCGACGGGCCGGAGATCCACGTCAACGGGCGGGCCGGGTCGAGGTGTTCGAGGGCCTGCGGGACGGAGGACACCACCTGCTCCGGGACCCGTACGACACAGATGTGGTGGTCGGGGACGAGGGTGATACGGCGTCGGCCCTGGTCGGGGGAGCCGTCCAGGACGATGGTGCCGGTCTCGGCGACCGCCACGGCACACGCCGTCACCACGCTGTCGACCTGGTCCAGTTCGTGCGGGGTGCTCTCCGCCCGGTCCGCGACCTGCTCGGCGTCGGCCGCCGACAGCCACTCGCGATCCAGTCCGGGCGGCACGAGCACCGACTTCGCGCCGCGCGCCGCGAGCATCCCGGCGATCGTCGCCGGGAGGTCGGCGAGGGTGCAGCGGTGCACGATCGCCCGGTAGTCCGCCAGGTTCTCGGCCAGCAGGTCGGTCGTTTCCTCGACGCCGCTGTCCCCGTGTGCGCGTAGGTACCCGCGTTCGATCGGGCTGTCGTCGCTCGGTACGTCGGCCGGCACGTCGGCCAGCGCGCGCCGCACCCGGCCC
It encodes:
- a CDS encoding glycoside hydrolase family 35 protein, which gives rise to MSALTTSADGFLLHGEPFRIISGAMHYFRVHPDQWADRLRKARLMGLNTVETYVPWNLHQPDPDGPLVLDGFLDLPRYLSLAHDEGLRVLLRPGPFICAEWDNGGLPAWLIADPDIRLRSSDPRFTGAFDRYLDAFLPPLLPYMAASGGPVIAVQVENEYGAYGDDTAYLKHVEQAFRARGVEELLFTCDQADPEHLATGTLPGVLATATFGSRVEQNLAALRRHRPEGPLMCGEFWIGWFDHWGGPHHVRDAADAAADLDRLLSAGASVNIYMFHGGTNFGFTNGANHKHAYAPTITSYDYDAALTECGDPGPKYHAFREVIARHLPVPDEPAPAPAPKLPPTTVELTHRAPLLRHAKALAEPVRTERPATMNDLGLQTGYALYRTTFDTAGDGLLHFAGGVGDRAQVFVDGAPVGVLERERHEETLPVRVPHPGATLEVLVENMGGVNYGPRIGAPKGLLGPVTFDGGPLHGWDCHPLPLDDLSAVPFAPSDATTAAEPAFHRGTLEVDTPADTFLALPGWTKGQAWINGFHLGRYWNRGPQHTLYVPAPVLRPGANELVLLELHGTTTIRGLLTDTPDLGPENTW
- a CDS encoding cupin domain-containing protein; translated protein: MLEVKTLDKPDERRDFPRGHLEAVHMTDLDFAVATFEPGWRWSESVGPIAGTESCQMHHNGYILQGRMHIRMDDGGESEVSPGDVFVCSPGHDAWVVGDEQVVAYDFQGQTAREYAKK
- a CDS encoding MFS transporter: MTLTSAPSHPRVFSPAAVVASCVGFVLIGALQALYGPAIPAFREEFGLSPSAAGLGLSAHFVGGVAGVLPFDRLYGRIGNRRILGASYVLMAVGAAGFALAPNWPTALAMALLAGLGFGGIDYGLNQLFAVGFGHRSTAMLNILNAHFGIGAILGPALIGTVGSAHYPAVFLGFALANLPLLLCLRGVRDQPPQPSEAATESHGGQVLARSLGSVLAVFVALYVLHVGIEAGVGGWEPTHLETVGYSAGVAATATSVYWLMMTVGRFLVAPLALRFSAQAIITVSCAGMTVCLLLATVPALAPYAYAGVGLFIAPIFPTGLPWLNRAAPRARRAGAMVIAASMTGGVVAGPALGKAIEWSGTRSVPLVLGAVSALCLVATRWLIRTTRPR
- a CDS encoding threo-3-hydroxy-L-aspartate ammonia-lyase, giving the protein MTTTTPPVTLDDVRDAAARLKGVAHRTPVLRSRTLDALAGAEVFLKCENFQRVGAFKFRGAYNAASRLSPEQLGRGIAAYSSGNHAQAVALAARELGTTAVIVMPEDAPPSKRAATEGYGAEIVTYDRYTGDRVAIAETLAAERGLALIPPYEHPHVMAGQGTAALELLEEIGELGALLTPVGGGGLMAGSATAAKGLYPDVRMIGVEPEAGDDTKRSLEAGRRISIPVPHTIADGQALHTPGELTFSVNQRLVDEIALVSDDEIRDAMRFAFERLKIVVEPSGATPLAALLNGRAGALPHRVGVIVSGGNIDAERFAELCGKRG
- a CDS encoding helix-turn-helix transcriptional regulator; amino-acid sequence: MAAEEALEAERSAILAALRPVVDGLVATFGPMCEVVLHDYRRPEKSVVAVAGSVTGRAVGGAMSEIGMRVVARGEEAGDELNYVTRTQGGKLVKASTMVLRDSTGAVFGALCVNLDITAVSDAHALLGALAGLGGTPAEVPVTTFGNDIDSVVDAILDAHQPRQNGSWAGLDRARRLELFRGLDERGVFAVRRAIEQVAARLGISRASAYSYLSQARAETGTATAADRAATDKTSSGGHA
- a CDS encoding NAD(P)-dependent alcohol dehydrogenase, which codes for MKAVIQDRYGSADTLEFRDIDRPTPAAGEVLVRVHAASVNAYDWHFMHGDPVLARGMMGFRRPKSPVRGRDFAGVVEAVGSGVTELKPGEEVYGEADGAFAEYVCAQDGEVGPKPANLTFEQAAAIPLAANTALIGLRDVARLRPGQTLLVNGASGGVGTFAVQLGKVYGAEVTAVCSTRNVELVRSLGADRIVDYTQEDFTRGGKRYDVVLDLVGNRSLGEFRRVLAPTGTLALSGGGVYEGGSVVGPMGLFIKRRLVAPFARHQRLLEISARQTKANLAALRELAESGKIAPVVERTCPLSEAAEAIRYLEVEHARAKVVVTV